The Verrucomicrobiia bacterium DNA window GAATGTGCCGGCCTGTTCGATGGGGTTTTGCGTGGCGATGACGAGGAACGGCACGGGCAGGGGATAGCTGGTGTTGCCGATGGTGACCTTGCGTTCCTGCATGGCTTCGAGCAACGCGCTCTGCACCTTGGGTGCCGCGCGGTTGATTTCGTCGGCGAGCAGCAGGTTGGTGAATACCGGGCCTTGATGCGTGCGAAATTTGCCAGTGGCTTGGTCGAGCAATTCGGATCCGAGGATGTCCGACGGCAGCATGTCGATCGTGAACTGCACGCGGCTGAACTTCAAATCCACGGCCCGCGCGACGGCGTTCACGAGCAGGGTCTTCGCGATGCCCGGCACGCCCAGCAGCAGCAAATGGCCGCCGGTCAGCAGCGCGATCATCATGCGCTCGACCACAACGTCCTGCCCGACCACCACCTCGGCCACGCGTTCGCGCACGGCTTGAACAAAATTCCGGTTTGCGTCTTTCATGGGTTTTAGGGAATGCCTGCCGCCGCAGTATGCGGGGCGTCCGCGAACGTGTCACTGATTACTCGTTCGGCTGGTGGTTTGAACGCCGTGGTCACCTGCCAGCCCTCGGGCCGGAAGCGCAATGTGACGGCCCCGGTTTCGCGGGTGCACAACACGCGAACGCCGGACGCGGCCAGGCGCTGGCGCAATCCCAGGCTCGCGCGTTTGGTGGCGGGGAACTGCGAATCTGCCACGACGATGAGTCGCGGCTGGATCGCGGTGATCAAGCCGTCGCACAGGGCTTCGCCCTGCTCGGGCAGGCCGGCGACCACGATGTCTGCGCGGAGGTCGGCCGCCCGCCGCAGCAACGCTTCCTGCCCGGGCCGGCCCAAATCCGCCAGCAACAGCACGCGGGTGCCGAAAAATTCCCCCCGTAAAACGAGCCCGGCATCGTCGGCCTGTGCGAATTTGTCGTCGGCTGCCGGGTGCAGCACGGTCCAGCAGCTCGAGCGGTCGCCGGAGCACAACGTCACGTGTTGCTCCGGCGCTGCCGCCAGTTCGTCCAGAATGGCGCGATACGCGGCCGAACGAAAGCGCACTGGACTCGTGTAAACCGTCGGCGCCTGGAAATCCGCCCGGATGAGGTCGGCGCCGCCAACGTGCTGGAGGTCGCCATGCGTCAACGCCAGCCGTGGCAGGCGGTTGACGCCAAGCGCGTGCAGCAGCGGCTCGGTGACGAACGTGACCGCGTTCGAATTCCCGCAATCGATGAGCCAGTCATCCGCGCGTCCCGGTCCGTCCACCCACGCCGCGTGGCCGCCGCTCAACGGCACAACAGTGACATCGAACTGCGTTCGCGCCCGCTGCCATTCCCAGGCCACGCCCGCCAGCGTGAGAGCGGCGGCGAGTCCGCCCCAACGCCAGTTGGGCCGCTTCCAGAACCAGCCGCTCAGGGCTCCGATCAGCAGCGTGTAGTAAGCGACGTAACCCCACGCCGGCGGTGACGGAACATAGCAAAATGCGCCCGGCAACGTTGTGGCCCAATGACTGGCGTGAACCATCGTGGACATCCAGAACCACGCGCTCTGGTTGAACAGTTCACCCACCCCCGGCAGCCAGCCGCCGCACAGCAGGCTGCCCAGCGCCGAGGCCAGCGCGCAGCTGCTCATCGGCACGATGACGAGGTTGGCCAGCAGGGTCACGGGGCTGAACAGGTGGAAGTAGTGCATCGTCAGCGGCAGCGACCCCAGCCACGCCGCGAGCGATGTGGCAAAACTCATCGTCGGCCAGCGCAAGGCGGTTTCCAGCCAGCGTCGCCAGCGCGGGAGCACCTCCCGGGGCAGGAGCGGATCGTGTGCCAGCAGCCGATCAGCGAGACGCTGCAACGGGGGGACGAGCAGCGCGATGCTCAACACGACAAAGAACGACAGTTGGAAGCTGGCCTGGAAGAGTTGTTGCGGCTGCCAGACCAGAATGATGAGCGCAGCGGCCGCGAGGGAATTGAGCAGGTCGGATGGGCGCCCGAGCGACCAGCCGCCGATGATGATGGTCATCATGATGGTGGAACGGATGGCCGAGGGCTGCCAGCCCGTGGCCGCGGTGTAGAACCAGATCAGTGGAATCACCACGGCGCCGCACCAATGCCGTGGGATTTGCAGAACGCGCAAAATGGCGACGAGCAATCCGGCGATCAACGCGATGTGGAGCCCGGAAATCGCGAAGATGTGCATCGTGCCGGACTTCATGAACGGCGCATACACCTCGTTGGTGAGGCCGGTTTTCCAGCCCAGCGTCATGGCGTAGAGCAGACGCAGGGGCTCGTCCACGGCCGGCTGACCCCGGGCCAGCGTATGCTTGGCCCACGCGATGAAGCGATCGGCCAGCGGAGGGGTCGCGGGCGAAAGTGCCCGCCACGCGTTGGTGGAATACGTCTTCAACTGAAAATAAATCCCCTGCCGGGCGAGATGGACGCGGTAGTCGAACAGTCCGACGGCCACCGGTTCCGGCGGCGGGGCGATGACACCGCGCACTTCCACGGCGGTGCCCCGATACAAATCGTCCAGCCGGTCAGGCGTGGTCGTCAGAATCCGGCCCGTGACCGGAAGCCACGTGGCGCCGCGCTGGAGCGCGGTCAGCCTCACCACGGCGAGCGTGCGAAAGGATTCTTCGTCATCGCGGAGGAACACACGCACGGACGGGGTTTCTTCCAACGTCCCGCGCACGATGACCTCCGCCGGGTCCGACGACACCACGGCGCGGACATCGCGGGGCGAGAGCGTGACCGTGTGCGAGAGCAGATTGATCCAGCCCAGGAGCAGGACGAGGGGCATCAGGAGCCACGGGCGGCCGCGCGGGCAGGCGAGCGCGAAACCCAGCAACGGCCCGGCGATGGCGAAGAGCCAGATCAGGGGTGGTTGCGCCGTTTCCGCCAGCAGCAATCCGGCGGCATACAACAAGGCCACAATCACCAGCGGTCGGCGCATGCAGAATGCGACCATTGAACCAAGATCACCCTGAAAGGCACGCAAAAATCCGGGGCTAACCAACGCTCCCAAACAGTGCGGGAATTCTTACAGCCGTCGGCCAGGAATCCGCCCGGGCGCGATTTTGCAAATTCATGACAACGTCGCCTGGCCGGCCGGGCAGCCTGGACGCCGTGGTGCCAACGCCGCCCGCGGTCAGTTTTTCGTTTCGCGAAAAATTCTTCGTAACAAACCGGGCATAACCGTGTCTGTATGGGATAAGCCGGGGCCAATTTGGTGGGGTGGTTGGGGCGGGGTGACGTGCATGCGTCACCCCGTCTTTGCCCTTGGCGGCACCGGACAGTTCGGGATGGCATTAATTTGCGGGCACGGAGATGAATATTTGCGGCGCGGCACGGTCCAATTCTCCGTCACAAGCGGGGTCGTCATGAACAGGAAGGAATTTTTTCTGGTGGGGTTGGTCGTGGTCCTGATCGGGGTTTATGTGATTTGGTTTACCGACTGGTTCCGCGCCAAAGTGCTCCACATCGAACACTCGCAGCGTTCGCTGCGGGAGGCGTGGAGCGGCAACCGCCGGCTCGATCCCTCTGGCCGGCAGACGCTGGGCAACGTGACCTTTTCCCTGCACCCAAAATGCCGGCTCACGGAGATCAAGGTGGTGCCGCTAGCCGAGTATCGCACCAACAAATATGCCCGGGCCCTGTGGGAGCTGGTTTCCCCGTCGGGTTCGCCGCCCATGGAGGGATTTGCCTACGGCCTGCCGGTCGCGGGGATGCAACCCGCTCAACCCGGACTGGAACCGGAGCCGCTGACGCCGGGCGCCGAGTATCGGCTGGTGGTCAAAGCGGGCAAGCTCACCGGCGAGCATGATTTCAACCTCGGCGGCAGTCCGGCCGCCGGCCCTTAGGCAGCGACAATCAGGCAGCGACAACATGAACGCCAATCAAGCCCCCACGACGGATGTCCCGCCACGGGCGTTCACGCTCATCGAACTGCTGGTGGTCATCGCCATCATCGGCATTCTGGCGGCGCTGTTGATGCCGGCGTTGTCGCACGCCAAACAGCGTGCGCAGGGCGTGCTGTGCTTGAACGACGGCAAACAGTTGATGGTGGCCATGATGCTTTATGGCAATGACAACGACGACTTTTTCCCGCCCAATCCGGATGACGGCAACACGGTGCCGGGCCACAACTGGTGCAGCGGCAACGCCCAGATTGGCGGGCCCAACGAGTTTGACCCGGATGTGTTGAAGGATCCGTCCCGCAGCCTGCTCATCAGCTACCTCTCGGGCAACGCCTCGTTGTTTCATTGTCCGGGCGACCGGCGGACAGGCGTGTATCAGGGCAGCGACCCGGCGATGCGGGGGCGAACCGTGCCGGCGGCACGCACGTTTTCGATGAACCAGGCCGTGGGCACCATTTGTTCCGGCTACAATCAAGTCAGCCTGGGCGGACCGGCGAACCACACGGGGTCGCCCAAAATGTCGGTCAACGGACCGTGGCTGAACAACCAGCACAATCACCAGCGCAACGCGCCGTGGTCCACCTACGGCAAGTTTTCCGCCATCAACGCACCCGGCCCGGCCATGCTCTGGGTGTTGTTGGACGAGGACGTCGCCCGAATCAACGACGCCGCTTTTGCCTTTGGCATGGAAGAGCCGGCGTGGTTTGATGTGCCCGGCACCTACCACAATTCCGGCGCGGGCTTTGCGTTCGCCGACGGGCATTCGGAGGCGCACCGGTGGAAAAAGTCCGGCCGCAAGGTGGGCGCCGGCACGCCGATCACCGATCCGCACGACCGGTTGGATTGGGAATGGATGCGGCAACGCACGTCGGCCCGATGAACTGAAACCACCCCATCGTCTGCGAGGCAATCATGAAAAAGCAGCGCGCGTTCACCCTGATCGAACTGCTCGTGGTCATCGCCATCATCGGCATTCTGGCGGCGATGCTGCTGCCCACGCTGGGGAAGGCCAAGGCGCAGGCGACCAAGATTTCCTGCGTGAACAATCTGCGCCAGCTCGGGCTCGCGATCCGGATGTATCTGGACGACAACGGCGATTTATTCCCGCCGCGGAGCGCCTTCAACACGTGGCCGTCCCGGTTCCATGACGGCTACAAGGACAACCGGCTGCTGCTCTGCCCAAACGACAAGGCCAACCCGCAAAGCTGGGCGGGGGCCGACCCGGCGCACTATCCGAACGACGGCCTGCCCCGCAGCTACATCATCAATGGGTGGAACGATTACATGAAGGACACGCTCACCCGCCCGCAAATGGACGCCTACATGGGCTCGACCTATCCGGGCTCCATGAAGGAGTCGGCCATCGCGTTGCCGGTGGATACCGTGGTGCTGGGCGAGAAGAAAAACACCTCGCCGCACTTTTACATGGATTTGCTGGAGGCGGAGCCAGGCGGCGTGGTGGGCAATGATTTGTTTGAGCTGGATCGCAGCCGGCACAGCGGCACCGGGACAGAGAACTCCGGGACTGGTGGCGCCAATTACCTCTTTGGCGACAGCAGCGTGCGGTTTGTGCGCTTCGACCGCATCCTTGGTCCGCTCAACCTCTGGGCGGTGACGCCGGCGGGCCGCATCAATTACGCGGCCGCGCCCTGAACGCCGGCCGTTCGGCCGGCTCACGGTTCGAGCGGCTCAAAGACCGGCGCGTTGGTGTCGGAGTTCGGCTCCTGCATCATCTCCTTCAGTGACTTCATCGGGTGCAACGGCGCGAGGAACATGCGCGGAAGGAAATAGATGGGCTCGGCCTTGGGGTTGGCGAGCGTGCCGGTGACCCGGTATTCAAACAGCTTGCTGACGGGCCACAGGGCGGTGCTCATCAGCCGGCCGAAGAACCAGGTGTCCCGCAGCAATTCCGCCTGGACGCGCGCATCGATGCGCATGCC harbors:
- a CDS encoding prepilin-type N-terminal cleavage/methylation domain-containing protein; this translates as MKKQRAFTLIELLVVIAIIGILAAMLLPTLGKAKAQATKISCVNNLRQLGLAIRMYLDDNGDLFPPRSAFNTWPSRFHDGYKDNRLLLCPNDKANPQSWAGADPAHYPNDGLPRSYIINGWNDYMKDTLTRPQMDAYMGSTYPGSMKESAIALPVDTVVLGEKKNTSPHFYMDLLEAEPGGVVGNDLFELDRSRHSGTGTENSGTGGANYLFGDSSVRFVRFDRILGPLNLWAVTPAGRINYAAAP
- a CDS encoding AAA family ATPase; amino-acid sequence: MKDANRNFVQAVRERVAEVVVGQDVVVERMMIALLTGGHLLLLGVPGIAKTLLVNAVARAVDLKFSRVQFTIDMLPSDILGSELLDQATGKFRTHQGPVFTNLLLADEINRAAPKVQSALLEAMQERKVTIGNTSYPLPVPFLVIATQNPIEQAGTF
- a CDS encoding ComEC/Rec2 family competence protein — its product is MRRPLVIVALLYAAGLLLAETAQPPLIWLFAIAGPLLGFALACPRGRPWLLMPLVLLLGWINLLSHTVTLSPRDVRAVVSSDPAEVIVRGTLEETPSVRVFLRDDEESFRTLAVVRLTALQRGATWLPVTGRILTTTPDRLDDLYRGTAVEVRGVIAPPPEPVAVGLFDYRVHLARQGIYFQLKTYSTNAWRALSPATPPLADRFIAWAKHTLARGQPAVDEPLRLLYAMTLGWKTGLTNEVYAPFMKSGTMHIFAISGLHIALIAGLLVAILRVLQIPRHWCGAVVIPLIWFYTAATGWQPSAIRSTIMMTIIIGGWSLGRPSDLLNSLAAAALIILVWQPQQLFQASFQLSFFVVLSIALLVPPLQRLADRLLAHDPLLPREVLPRWRRWLETALRWPTMSFATSLAAWLGSLPLTMHYFHLFSPVTLLANLVIVPMSSCALASALGSLLCGGWLPGVGELFNQSAWFWMSTMVHASHWATTLPGAFCYVPSPPAWGYVAYYTLLIGALSGWFWKRPNWRWGGLAAALTLAGVAWEWQRARTQFDVTVVPLSGGHAAWVDGPGRADDWLIDCGNSNAVTFVTEPLLHALGVNRLPRLALTHGDLQHVGGADLIRADFQAPTVYTSPVRFRSAAYRAILDELAAAPEQHVTLCSGDRSSCWTVLHPAADDKFAQADDAGLVLRGEFFGTRVLLLADLGRPGQEALLRRAADLRADIVVAGLPEQGEALCDGLITAIQPRLIVVADSQFPATKRASLGLRQRLAASGVRVLCTRETGAVTLRFRPEGWQVTTAFKPPAERVISDTFADAPHTAAAGIP
- a CDS encoding type II secretion system protein — protein: MNANQAPTTDVPPRAFTLIELLVVIAIIGILAALLMPALSHAKQRAQGVLCLNDGKQLMVAMMLYGNDNDDFFPPNPDDGNTVPGHNWCSGNAQIGGPNEFDPDVLKDPSRSLLISYLSGNASLFHCPGDRRTGVYQGSDPAMRGRTVPAARTFSMNQAVGTICSGYNQVSLGGPANHTGSPKMSVNGPWLNNQHNHQRNAPWSTYGKFSAINAPGPAMLWVLLDEDVARINDAAFAFGMEEPAWFDVPGTYHNSGAGFAFADGHSEAHRWKKSGRKVGAGTPITDPHDRLDWEWMRQRTSAR